Proteins encoded by one window of Arabidopsis thaliana chromosome 2, partial sequence:
- the GAUT10 gene encoding galacturonosyltransferase 10 (galacturonosyltransferase 10 (GAUT10); FUNCTIONS IN: transferase activity, transferring hexosyl groups, polygalacturonate 4-alpha-galacturonosyltransferase activity, transferase activity, transferring glycosyl groups; INVOLVED IN: carbohydrate biosynthetic process; LOCATED IN: mitochondrion; EXPRESSED IN: 22 plant structures; EXPRESSED DURING: 13 growth stages; CONTAINS InterPro DOMAIN/s: Glycosyl transferase, family 8 (InterPro:IPR002495); BEST Arabidopsis thaliana protein match is: galacturonosyltransferase 11 (TAIR:AT1G18580.1); Has 1414 Blast hits to 1410 proteins in 236 species: Archae - 0; Bacteria - 438; Metazoa - 146; Fungi - 0; Plants - 818; Viruses - 0; Other Eukaryotes - 12 (source: NCBI BLink).), which translates to MRRRGGDSFRRAGRRKISNVVWWVLSGIALLLFFLILSKAGHIEPRPSIPKRRYRNDKFVEGMNMTEEMLSPTSVARQVNDQIALAKAFVVIAKESKNLQFAWDLSAQIRNSQLLLSSAATRRSPLTVLESESTIRDMAVLLYQAQQLHYDSATMIMRLKASIQALEEQMSSVSEKSSKYGQIAAEEVPKSLYCLGVRLTTEWFQNLDLQRTLKERSRVDSKLTDNSLYHFCVFSDNIIATSVVVNSTALNSKAPEKVVFHLVTNEINYAAMKAWFAINMDNLRGVTVEVQKFEDFSWLNASYVPVLKQLQDSDTQSYYFSGHNDDGRTPIKFRNPKYLSMLNHLRFYIPEVFPALKKVVFLDDDVVVQKDLSSLFSIDLNKNVNGAVETCMETFHRYHKYLNYSHPLIRSHFDPDACGWAFGMNVFDLVEWRKRNVTGIYHYWQEKNVDRTLWKLGTLPPGLLTFYGLTEALEASWHILGLGYTNVDARVIEKGAVLHFNGNLKPWLKIGIEKYKPLWERYVDYTSPFMQQCNFH; encoded by the exons ATGAGAAGGAGAGGAGGGGATAGTTTCCGGAGAGCTGGACGGAGGAAGATCTCGAATGTGGTATGGTGGGTTCTCTCTGGTATTGCCCTCCtgctcttctttctcattctctccAAAGCTGGTCATATTGAACCTAGACCCTCTATTCCTAAG CGACGTTACCGTAATGACAAATTTGTAGAGGGTATGAATATGACTGAGGAAATGTTGAGTCCTACTTCCGTTGCTCGTCAAGTTAATGATCAGATTGCTCTTGCTAAAGCTTTTGTTGTCATTGCTAAAGAAAGTAAGAATCTTCAGTTTGCTTGGGACTTAAGTGCTCAGATCCGTAACTCTCAGTTGCTTTTATCGAGTGCTGCTACTAGGAGAAGTCCCTTGACTGTCTTGGAATCTGAGTCTACTATTCGTGACATGGCTGTTTTGTTATATCAAGCTCAGCAGCTTCACTATGATAGTGCTACTATGATTATGAGGCTTAAGGCCTCGATTCAGGCTCTTGAAGAACAAATGAGTTCCGTTAGCGAGAAGAGTTCCAAGTATGGACAGATTGCTGCTGAGGAAGTGCCTAAGAGTCTTTACTGTCTTGGTGTTCGTCTCACTACCGAATGGTTTCAGAATTTAGACTTACAGAGAACTCTTAAGGAAAGGAGTCGTGTTGATTCGAAACTCACGGATAACAGTCTCTACCATTTCTGTGTGTTTTCCGATAACATTATTGCTACTTCTGTTGTGGTTAATTCTACTGCTCTCAATTCCAAGGCCCCTGAGAAAGTTGTGTTTCATCTTGTGACTAATGAGATCAACTATGCTGCAATGAAGGCTTGGTTCGCCATTAATATGGACAACCTCAGAGGAGTCACTGTGGAGGTTCAGAAGTTCGAGGATTTCTCATGGCTGAATGCTTCCTATGTTCCGGTCCTCAAGCAGCTGCAAGACTCTGATACGCAAAGCTATTATTTCTCTGGACACAACGATGATGGGCGCACTCCAATCAAATTCAGGAACCCCAAGTATCTTTCCATGCTCAACCATCTTAGGTTCTACATCCCTGAAGTGTTTCCTGCGCTGAAGAAGGTGGTctttcttgatgatgatgttgtagTTCAGAAGGatctttcatctctcttttcgatcgatttaaacaaaaatgtgaACGGGGCTGTTGAGACCTGCATGGAGACCTTCCACCGCTACCACAAGTACTTGAACTATTCTCATCCTCTCATACGCTCCCACTTTGATCCAGATGCGTGTGGGTGGGCGTTTGGAATGAACGTCTTTGATTTAGTTGAGTGGAGGAAGAGAAATGTGACCGGCATATACCACTACTGGCAAGAAAAAAACGTGGACCGGACCTTATGGAAACTGGGAACACTACCTCCAGGACTTCTGACATTTTACGGGTTAACAGAGGCACTAGAGGCGTCCTGGCATATCCTGGGATTGGGATACACGAATGTGGATGCTCGTGTGATAGAGAAAGGAGCTGTTCTTCACTTCAATGGGAACTTAAAGCCATGGTTGAAGATCGGGATAGAGAAGTACAAACCTTTGTGGGAGAGATACGTTGATTACACTTCTCCTTTTATGCAACAATGCAATTTTCATTGA
- the QWRF3 gene encoding QWRF motif protein (DUF566) (Family of unknown function (DUF566); FUNCTIONS IN: molecular_function unknown; INVOLVED IN: biological_process unknown; CONTAINS InterPro DOMAIN/s: Protein of unknown function DUF566 (InterPro:IPR007573); BEST Arabidopsis thaliana protein match is: Family of unknown function (DUF566) (TAIR:AT2G20616.1).) has translation MKSCEHELLKTRRGKSRENNNGVKGHLGLKKHDRMSDGTRVCFGLPNQSSIEVDTKENRMPSPWINDEDNVILPGRFSVDECALYRASSRRNSCSLLYESFNDETDSELSDVSCASSLSTNRSSWNHKPGIKVSSKYLHDLTAKPSKGNNKTKLRSQDDSQRTNSSKGIENRLQRNNSVSRYGSSMSQWALSPGRSLDTQAVTVPSSKLKPPRGKGVGKLINLGFDFFRSKNKSSPFTSPLKPKTCDTESAHQLKLMNNRLLQWRFVNARACDVNKNVASQEKNQLLCAWDTLIKLNNLVLQERIKLQKKNLEMKLNYVFLSQVKHLEAWEDMEIQHLSSLSIIRDSLHSVLSRLPLKEGAKVNLESAVSIIKNAEAVTDAIISTVDDYAPTQMEGIVPLASQLAEVVVQEKLMLEKCHDLLRMISELEMQERSLKCCFLIQHKQTFDTNLLKH, from the exons ATGAAGAGCTGTGAGCATGAACTACtcaaaacaagaagaggaaagtCCCGCGAG AACAACAACGGGGTAAAAGGTCATCTAGGCTTGAAAAAGCATGATAGGATGTCAGATGGCACACGGGTTTGTTTCGGGTTACCAAACCAAAGTAGCATAGAAGTTGACACAAAAGAAAATCGTATGCCTTCACCGTGGATCAATGATGAGGATAACGTCATACTTCCTGGCAGATTTTCTGTTGATGAATGTGCATTGTACAGAGCATCATCAAGGAGAAACTCATGCTCTCTGCTATATGAGTCCTTCAACGATGAAACAGACTCAGAGTTGAGTGATGTGTCCTGTGCTTCAAGTCTTAGTACAAATCGTTCATCCTGGAACCATAAACCCGGTATCAAGGTCTCTTCTAAGTATCTGCATGATTTAACAGCTAAACCGAGCAAAGGCAACAACAAGACCAAACTAAGGTCACAAGATGATTCACAGAGAACTAATAGCTCTAAGGGCATTGAGAATAGATTGCAGAGGAATAATTCAGTGTCCAGGTATGGAAGTTCGATGTCTCAGTGGGCTCTTTCACCAGGAAGGTCATTGGACACTCAGGCGGTGACAGTTCCAAGTTCAAAACTGAAGCCTCCAAGAGGAAAAGGCGTGGGTAAACTAATCAACCTTGGTTTCGATTTCTTCAGGAGCAAGAACAAGTCATCGCCCTTTACTTCACCACTAAAACCAAAGACATGTGACACAGAATCTGCTCATCAGCTGAAGCTTATGAATAACCGGTTGCTTCAATGGAGGTTTGTCAATGCTAGAGCCTGTGATGTAAACAAGAACGTAGCCTCCCAAGAAAAG AATCAACTACTCTGTGCATGGGATACTCTTATCAAGTTAAATAATTTGGTTCTGCAAGAGAGAATCAAACTGCAGAAGAAAAACCTGGAGATGAAGCTGAATTATGTGTTTCTTTCTCAA GTTAAGCATCTTGAAGCTTGGGAGGACATGGAAATACAACACCTTTCATCTCTGTCCATAATCAGAGATTCCCTGCATTCTGTTCTTTCCAGGCTTCCCCTCAAAGAAGGCGCGAAG GTGAACTTGGAATCAGCTGTCAGTATAATTAAGAATGCAGAAGCAGTCACTGATGCTATCATTTCAACTGTGGATGATTATGCTCCCACG CAGATGGAGGGTATTGTTCCACTTGCTTCCCAACTAGCGGAAGTGGTTGTACAAGAGAAGTTGATGCTCGAGAAATGCCATGACCTTTTGAGAATGATTTCCGAGTTAGAG ATGCAGGAGAGGAGCTTGAAATGCTGCTTCCTGATTCAACACAAACAGACTTTCGATACAAATCTTCTTAAACACTAG
- the QWRF3 gene encoding QWRF motif protein (DUF566) — translation MKSCEHELLKTRRGKSREVSSRFLSSPSASSSPNRRNSTSNSSRDDQNNNGVKGHLGLKKHDRMSDGTRVCFGLPNQSSIEVDTKENRMPSPWINDEDNVILPGRFSVDECALYRASSRRNSCSLLYESFNDETDSELSDVSCASSLSTNRSSWNHKPGIKVSSKYLHDLTAKPSKGNNKTKLRSQDDSQRTNSSKGIENRLQRNNSVSRYGSSMSQWALSPGRSLDTQAVTVPSSKLKPPRGKGVGKLINLGFDFFRSKNKSSPFTSPLKPKTCDTESAHQLKLMNNRLLQWRFVNARACDVNKNVASQEKNQLLCAWDTLIKLNNLVLQERIKLQKKNLEMKLNYVFLSQVKHLEAWEDMEIQHLSSLSIIRDSLHSVLSRLPLKEGAKVNLESAVSIIKNAEAVTDAIISTVDDYAPTQMEGIVPLASQLAEVVVQEKLMLEKCHDLLRMISELEMQERSLKCCFLIQHKQTFDTNLLKH, via the exons ATGAAGAGCTGTGAGCATGAACTACtcaaaacaagaagaggaaagtCCCGCGAGGTTAGTTCACGTTTTCTCTCTTCGCCGtctgcatcttcttctcctaacCGCAGAAACTCCACTTCTAATTCATCGAGAGATGATCAGAACAACAACGGGGTAAAAGGTCATCTAGGCTTGAAAAAGCATGATAGGATGTCAGATGGCACACGGGTTTGTTTCGGGTTACCAAACCAAAGTAGCATAGAAGTTGACACAAAAGAAAATCGTATGCCTTCACCGTGGATCAATGATGAGGATAACGTCATACTTCCTGGCAGATTTTCTGTTGATGAATGTGCATTGTACAGAGCATCATCAAGGAGAAACTCATGCTCTCTGCTATATGAGTCCTTCAACGATGAAACAGACTCAGAGTTGAGTGATGTGTCCTGTGCTTCAAGTCTTAGTACAAATCGTTCATCCTGGAACCATAAACCCGGTATCAAGGTCTCTTCTAAGTATCTGCATGATTTAACAGCTAAACCGAGCAAAGGCAACAACAAGACCAAACTAAGGTCACAAGATGATTCACAGAGAACTAATAGCTCTAAGGGCATTGAGAATAGATTGCAGAGGAATAATTCAGTGTCCAGGTATGGAAGTTCGATGTCTCAGTGGGCTCTTTCACCAGGAAGGTCATTGGACACTCAGGCGGTGACAGTTCCAAGTTCAAAACTGAAGCCTCCAAGAGGAAAAGGCGTGGGTAAACTAATCAACCTTGGTTTCGATTTCTTCAGGAGCAAGAACAAGTCATCGCCCTTTACTTCACCACTAAAACCAAAGACATGTGACACAGAATCTGCTCATCAGCTGAAGCTTATGAATAACCGGTTGCTTCAATGGAGGTTTGTCAATGCTAGAGCCTGTGATGTAAACAAGAACGTAGCCTCCCAAGAAAAG AATCAACTACTCTGTGCATGGGATACTCTTATCAAGTTAAATAATTTGGTTCTGCAAGAGAGAATCAAACTGCAGAAGAAAAACCTGGAGATGAAGCTGAATTATGTGTTTCTTTCTCAA GTTAAGCATCTTGAAGCTTGGGAGGACATGGAAATACAACACCTTTCATCTCTGTCCATAATCAGAGATTCCCTGCATTCTGTTCTTTCCAGGCTTCCCCTCAAAGAAGGCGCGAAG GTGAACTTGGAATCAGCTGTCAGTATAATTAAGAATGCAGAAGCAGTCACTGATGCTATCATTTCAACTGTGGATGATTATGCTCCCACG CAGATGGAGGGTATTGTTCCACTTGCTTCCCAACTAGCGGAAGTGGTTGTACAAGAGAAGTTGATGCTCGAGAAATGCCATGACCTTTTGAGAATGATTTCCGAGTTAGAG ATGCAGGAGAGGAGCTTGAAATGCTGCTTCCTGATTCAACACAAACAGACTTTCGATACAAATCTTCTTAAACACTAG
- the QWRF3 gene encoding QWRF motif protein (DUF566) — MKSCEHELLKTRRGKSRENNNGVKGHLGLKKHDRMSDGTRVCFGLPNQSSIEVDTKENRMPSPWINDEDNVILPGRFSVDECALYRASSRRNSCSLLYESFNDETDSELSDVSCASSLSTNRSSWNHKPGIKVSSKYLHDLTAKPSKGNNKTKLRSQDDSQRTNSSKGIENRLQRNNSVSRSKNKSSPFTSPLKPKTCDTESAHQLKLMNNRLLQWRFVNARACDVNKNVASQEKNQLLCAWDTLIKLNNLVLQERIKLQKKNLEMKLNYVFLSQVKHLEAWEDMEIQHLSSLSIIRDSLHSVLSRLPLKEGAKVNLESAVSIIKNAEAVTDAIISTVDDYAPTMEGIVPLASQLAEVVVQEKLMLEKCHDLLRMISELEMQERSLKCCFLIQHKQTFDTNLLKH; from the exons ATGAAGAGCTGTGAGCATGAACTACtcaaaacaagaagaggaaagtCCCGCGAG AACAACAACGGGGTAAAAGGTCATCTAGGCTTGAAAAAGCATGATAGGATGTCAGATGGCACACGGGTTTGTTTCGGGTTACCAAACCAAAGTAGCATAGAAGTTGACACAAAAGAAAATCGTATGCCTTCACCGTGGATCAATGATGAGGATAACGTCATACTTCCTGGCAGATTTTCTGTTGATGAATGTGCATTGTACAGAGCATCATCAAGGAGAAACTCATGCTCTCTGCTATATGAGTCCTTCAACGATGAAACAGACTCAGAGTTGAGTGATGTGTCCTGTGCTTCAAGTCTTAGTACAAATCGTTCATCCTGGAACCATAAACCCGGTATCAAGGTCTCTTCTAAGTATCTGCATGATTTAACAGCTAAACCGAGCAAAGGCAACAACAAGACCAAACTAAGGTCACAAGATGATTCACAGAGAACTAATAGCTCTAAGGGCATTGAGAATAGATTGCAGAGGAATAATTCAGTGTCCAG GAGCAAGAACAAGTCATCGCCCTTTACTTCACCACTAAAACCAAAGACATGTGACACAGAATCTGCTCATCAGCTGAAGCTTATGAATAACCGGTTGCTTCAATGGAGGTTTGTCAATGCTAGAGCCTGTGATGTAAACAAGAACGTAGCCTCCCAAGAAAAG AATCAACTACTCTGTGCATGGGATACTCTTATCAAGTTAAATAATTTGGTTCTGCAAGAGAGAATCAAACTGCAGAAGAAAAACCTGGAGATGAAGCTGAATTATGTGTTTCTTTCTCAA GTTAAGCATCTTGAAGCTTGGGAGGACATGGAAATACAACACCTTTCATCTCTGTCCATAATCAGAGATTCCCTGCATTCTGTTCTTTCCAGGCTTCCCCTCAAAGAAGGCGCGAAG GTGAACTTGGAATCAGCTGTCAGTATAATTAAGAATGCAGAAGCAGTCACTGATGCTATCATTTCAACTGTGGATGATTATGCTCCCACG ATGGAGGGTATTGTTCCACTTGCTTCCCAACTAGCGGAAGTGGTTGTACAAGAGAAGTTGATGCTCGAGAAATGCCATGACCTTTTGAGAATGATTTCCGAGTTAGAG ATGCAGGAGAGGAGCTTGAAATGCTGCTTCCTGATTCAACACAAACAGACTTTCGATACAAATCTTCTTAAACACTAG
- the QWRF3 gene encoding QWRF motif protein (DUF566) (Family of unknown function (DUF566); FUNCTIONS IN: molecular_function unknown; INVOLVED IN: biological_process unknown; LOCATED IN: chloroplast; CONTAINS InterPro DOMAIN/s: Protein of unknown function DUF566 (InterPro:IPR007573); BEST Arabidopsis thaliana protein match is: Family of unknown function (DUF566) (TAIR:AT2G20616.1); Has 226 Blast hits to 219 proteins in 27 species: Archae - 0; Bacteria - 2; Metazoa - 17; Fungi - 0; Plants - 190; Viruses - 0; Other Eukaryotes - 17 (source: NCBI BLink).) gives MKSCEHELLKTRRGKSREVSSRFLSSPSASSSPNRRNSTSNSSRDDQNNNGVKGHLGLKKHDRMSDGTRVCFGLPNQSSIEVDTKENRMPSPWINDEDNVILPGRFSVDECALYRASSRRNSCSLLYESFNDETDSELSDVSCASSLSTNRSSWNHKPGIKVSSKYLHDLTAKPSKGNNKTKLRSQDDSQRTNSSKGIENRLQRNNSVSRYGSSMSQWALSPGRSLDTQAVTVPSSKLKPPRGKGVGKLINLGFDFFRSKNKSSPFTSPLKPKTCDTESAHQLKLMNNRLLQWRFVNARACDVNKNVASQEKNQLLCAWDTLIKLNNLVLQERIKLQKKNLEMKLNYVFLSQVKHLEAWEDMEIQHLSSLSIIRDSLHSVLSRLPLKEGAKVNLESAVSIIKNAEAVTDAIISTVDDYAPTMEGIVPLASQLAEVVVQEKLMLEKCHDLLRMISELEMQERSLKCCFLIQHKQTFDTNLLKH, from the exons ATGAAGAGCTGTGAGCATGAACTACtcaaaacaagaagaggaaagtCCCGCGAGGTTAGTTCACGTTTTCTCTCTTCGCCGtctgcatcttcttctcctaacCGCAGAAACTCCACTTCTAATTCATCGAGAGATGATCAGAACAACAACGGGGTAAAAGGTCATCTAGGCTTGAAAAAGCATGATAGGATGTCAGATGGCACACGGGTTTGTTTCGGGTTACCAAACCAAAGTAGCATAGAAGTTGACACAAAAGAAAATCGTATGCCTTCACCGTGGATCAATGATGAGGATAACGTCATACTTCCTGGCAGATTTTCTGTTGATGAATGTGCATTGTACAGAGCATCATCAAGGAGAAACTCATGCTCTCTGCTATATGAGTCCTTCAACGATGAAACAGACTCAGAGTTGAGTGATGTGTCCTGTGCTTCAAGTCTTAGTACAAATCGTTCATCCTGGAACCATAAACCCGGTATCAAGGTCTCTTCTAAGTATCTGCATGATTTAACAGCTAAACCGAGCAAAGGCAACAACAAGACCAAACTAAGGTCACAAGATGATTCACAGAGAACTAATAGCTCTAAGGGCATTGAGAATAGATTGCAGAGGAATAATTCAGTGTCCAGGTATGGAAGTTCGATGTCTCAGTGGGCTCTTTCACCAGGAAGGTCATTGGACACTCAGGCGGTGACAGTTCCAAGTTCAAAACTGAAGCCTCCAAGAGGAAAAGGCGTGGGTAAACTAATCAACCTTGGTTTCGATTTCTTCAGGAGCAAGAACAAGTCATCGCCCTTTACTTCACCACTAAAACCAAAGACATGTGACACAGAATCTGCTCATCAGCTGAAGCTTATGAATAACCGGTTGCTTCAATGGAGGTTTGTCAATGCTAGAGCCTGTGATGTAAACAAGAACGTAGCCTCCCAAGAAAAG AATCAACTACTCTGTGCATGGGATACTCTTATCAAGTTAAATAATTTGGTTCTGCAAGAGAGAATCAAACTGCAGAAGAAAAACCTGGAGATGAAGCTGAATTATGTGTTTCTTTCTCAA GTTAAGCATCTTGAAGCTTGGGAGGACATGGAAATACAACACCTTTCATCTCTGTCCATAATCAGAGATTCCCTGCATTCTGTTCTTTCCAGGCTTCCCCTCAAAGAAGGCGCGAAG GTGAACTTGGAATCAGCTGTCAGTATAATTAAGAATGCAGAAGCAGTCACTGATGCTATCATTTCAACTGTGGATGATTATGCTCCCACG ATGGAGGGTATTGTTCCACTTGCTTCCCAACTAGCGGAAGTGGTTGTACAAGAGAAGTTGATGCTCGAGAAATGCCATGACCTTTTGAGAATGATTTCCGAGTTAGAG ATGCAGGAGAGGAGCTTGAAATGCTGCTTCCTGATTCAACACAAACAGACTTTCGATACAAATCTTCTTAAACACTAG
- a CDS encoding uncharacterized protein (unknown protein; Has 36 Blast hits to 36 proteins in 10 species: Archae - 0; Bacteria - 0; Metazoa - 0; Fungi - 0; Plants - 36; Viruses - 0; Other Eukaryotes - 0 (source: NCBI BLink).), translating to MASFARRAMSLAQIPSARISSGAASIGQRRCLAGAADHHGSTKVDFWKQPTNPGNWKEEHWIQARHWGKKRDACGEYTMSFIVTRKTFYGETSHSHALCFPF from the exons ATGGCGTCCTTCGCTCGCCGTGCCATGAGCTTAGCTCAGATCCCATCTGCTCGTATTTCCTCTGGAGCCGCTTCTATTGGTCAGCGTCGTTGCCTCGCCGGCGCCGCTG ATCACCATGGATCTACCAAGGTTGACTTCTGGAAACAGCCCACGAACCCAGGAAACTGGAAAGAGGAGCAT TGGATACAAGCTCGCCACTGGGGGAAAAAAAGAG aCGCCTGTGGAGAGTACACAATGAGTTTCATTGTCACCAGGAAGACCTTTTATGGAGAGACCTCTCATTCTCATGCACTTTGTTTTCCCTTTTAG
- a CDS encoding uncharacterized protein (unknown protein; Has 44 Blast hits to 44 proteins in 13 species: Archae - 0; Bacteria - 0; Metazoa - 0; Fungi - 0; Plants - 44; Viruses - 0; Other Eukaryotes - 0 (source: NCBI BLink).): MASFARRAMSLAQIPSARISSGAASIGQRRCLAGAADHHGSTKVDFWKQPTNPGNWKEEHFVLISLSGWGLLFYSGYKLATGGKKETPVESTQ; encoded by the exons ATGGCGTCCTTCGCTCGCCGTGCCATGAGCTTAGCTCAGATCCCATCTGCTCGTATTTCCTCTGGAGCCGCTTCTATTGGTCAGCGTCGTTGCCTCGCCGGCGCCGCTG ATCACCATGGATCTACCAAGGTTGACTTCTGGAAACAGCCCACGAACCCAGGAAACTGGAAAGAGGAGCAT TTTGTGCTTATTTCTCTGTCTGGCTGGGGCTTACTTTTCTACAGTGGATACAAGCTCGCCACTGGGGGAAAAAAAGAG aCGCCTGTGGAGAGTACACAATGA
- the ULT2 gene encoding Developmental regulator, ULTRAPETALA (ULTRAPETALA 2 (ULT2); FUNCTIONS IN: DNA binding; INVOLVED IN: biological_process unknown; LOCATED IN: cytosol, nucleus; EXPRESSED IN: 7 plant structures; EXPRESSED DURING: 6 growth stages; CONTAINS InterPro DOMAIN/s: Developmental regulator, ULTRAPETALA (InterPro:IPR020533), SAND domain (InterPro:IPR000770); BEST Arabidopsis thaliana protein match is: Developmental regulator, ULTRAPETALA (TAIR:AT4G28190.1); Has 46 Blast hits to 46 proteins in 10 species: Archae - 0; Bacteria - 0; Metazoa - 0; Fungi - 0; Plants - 46; Viruses - 0; Other Eukaryotes - 0 (source: NCBI BLink).), with the protein MERECGSKELFSKEELQEISGVHVGDDYVEVMCGCTSHRYGDAVARLKIFSDGELQITCQCTPACLEDKLTPAAFEKHSERETSRNWRNNVWVFIEGDKVPLSKTVLLRYYNKALKNSNVSKVIHRDEFVGCSTCGKERRFRLRSRGECRMHHDAIAEPNWKCCDYPYDKITCEEEEERGSRKVFRGCTRSPSCKGCTSCVCFGCKLCRFSDCNCQTCLDFTTNAKPI; encoded by the exons atggagagagaatGTGGGTCGAAGGAGTTGTTCAGCAAAGAGGAGCTACAAGAAATAAGTGGAGTCCATGTGGGAGACGATTACGTCGAGGTCATGTGTGGCTGCACCAGCCACCGTTACGGAGACGCCGTTGCGAGGCTTAAGATATTTTCAGATGGAGAACTTCAAATCACCTGCCAATGCACTCCTGCTTGTCTCGAag ACAAGTTGACGCCTGCTGCCTTCGAGAAGCATTCTGAGAGAGAAACCTCTAGAAACTGGAGGAACAATGTTTGGGTGTTCATTGAAGGAGACAAGGTTCCGCTTTCAAAGACAGTGTTGCTCAGATACTACAACAAAGCATTGAAGAACTCTAACGTATCGAAAGTCATTCATCGGGATGAGTTTGTTGGGTGCAGCACATGCGGGAAGGAGAGGAGGTTCAGATTGAGGAGCAGAGGGGAATGCCGGATGCACCATGATGCAATTGCTGAGCCTAATTGGAAGTGTTGCGATTACCCATACGACAAGATAACATgcgaggaggaggaagaaagaggGAGCAGGAAAGTGTTCAGAGGTTGCACTCGCTCACCGTCCTGCAAAGGCTGCACTTCTTGCGTCTGCTTCGGCTGCAAGCTCTGCCGTTTCTCTGATTGTAACTGCCAGACTTGCCTCGATTTCACCACCAATGCCAAACCCATTTGA